ATGCGTTCTATTTCGAATTCGATCTGGCTTTGAGAAAGAATCTGTTGTTCAAGTGCCATGTGTTCTGCAGTTTCCATTACGTGCCGCTTGGCTTTTTCTCTTGCGCGCCGCTTGATAAGAACTTCCGCATTTTCTTCCGGCACAAAAGCGTAAATGAAACGACAATTTACCGCTTCTGCCATGGATCGCATGGTTCTTAGAGTCACTCCGCCATTAAGTTCCGCCTTTTCCATATTAGAGATAAGGGCTCGAGTTCTGCCTAGCCGTCGCGCCAGTTGTGCCGCGGACATGCCGAGGGCTTTTCTGGCCGTGCGAATCCAGCCCTCGGGAGGCAAGGTAAAACCCCGAAATTTCAATGTGGCTTGGTTAAGCTTCTTGCGGTACTGTTTTGCGGTAATGGGCTTAACGCTCATTGTGCGTCCTGAATACTTATACGGATAAATTGTATAGCTACTTGCATACGTTTTAACTTAAAATGTCAATATATAGATATACATAATATTATGGGCGCACAGAAAAACCTACCATGTCACAGTATTACTATAAAGCGTTTGATCCGCTTGGCGTTGCTTAGTGAAATTTTGGGGAAGCTGGCTCGCTTTGTTTAAGGTTGCGGTTGAATCCTCGCACAGTAAAAAGCGAACTTTAACGCTGGAAGGTTAAATAGAATTTTTCCGCTGGACATTCTTTAGTTGGGGTTGGAAGAATTCTAACTTACCAATATTTCCGGCAGGAGCGCGAACGGTTGCAAAACCGTAAATTAGACGCTCATGAAACCGTAAATCGGACGCTTGCAAAACCGTAAATCGGACGCTAAAATAATTTCTCATGATTTCCGTACAGTCATTTATTCCAAGGTTGCTGGCCCCGACTATTCAGACTGCGTTAGAAGATACGCCCGTAGTTTGTCTTCTGGGTCCACGGCAAAGCGGTAAAACTACTCTTGTTAAGCAATTGGCTCCTGAACGCTCTTTCATCAGTTTTGAAAGACGCGAATACTATATTGCCGCCACCGAGGATCCGGACGGTTTCGTGGCGAGCCTTCCGGATACCGTAACTCTTGATGAAGTACAGCGGGTTCCTGAATTGCTCCACGCTATCAAGCTGTCCGTAGAC
The Candidatus Dadabacteria bacterium genome window above contains:
- a CDS encoding mobile mystery protein A, with product MSVKPITAKQYRKKLNQATLKFRGFTLPPEGWIRTARKALGMSAAQLARRLGRTRALISNMEKAELNGGVTLRTMRSMAEAVNCRFIYAFVPEENAEVLIKRRAREKAKRHVMETAEHMALEQQILSQSQIEFEIERITENIFKEQPSDLWND